From Mytilus edulis chromosome 8, xbMytEdul2.2, whole genome shotgun sequence, one genomic window encodes:
- the LOC139485845 gene encoding uncharacterized protein: protein MKEDEIFVVFDWAMKYLPRKYREDQLDWFGKRGISWHISVCFRRNAEELQSLTFVHIFESQISQDSKTTSATICDVLNNVLKNNPEVKSVHLWSDNAACYKCADTIININNNKPSKGHIASYNFCEAQDGKGACDRAAATFKSGIKRYVNQGNDVVNAKQIKTAIERTKKNVKCQIKVVKIQTRDTATKNQASIPGITSYNNFVFENGGLRVWKAYGIGPGLLIPWTTIVKTSQYALCSLLVEEESCTEDLLSFGCVKKIKNEENNEESLFTCSTDGCMKSFSKYKDLELHLHVNNCTLVPEKQCRIDLTKTLYVEKLKTSETRPVVKFSDTVQSSGETDLDQGWALRKQRKTTRFNDKQKKFLDEKFKQGTVTGNKADPTEVANEMRHKKLANGDRMFEISEFLSSQQINSYFSRTFRNLKSSSDQDQLAAAQFEQNLTNLNSSVLSKLSATN, encoded by the exons ATGAAAGAAGATGAAATTTTTGTTGTATTTGATTGGGCCATGAAATATCTTCCCCGCAAATATAGAGAAGATCAACTTGATTGGTTCGGTAAACGAGGCATATCATGGCACATTTCTGTTTGCTTCCGAAGAAATGCAGAAGAGTTGCAATCTCTCACCTTTGTTCACATCTTCGAATCACAAATTTCACAGGACTCAAAAACAACATCAGCAACAATTTGTGATGTTcttaacaatgttttaaaaaacaatcCAGAGGTAAAATCTGTACACCTATGGTCAGATAATGCTGCATGTTATAAATGTGCTGATACTATAATCAACATCAATAACAACAAGCCTTCAAAGGGACACATTGCATCATACAACTTCTGTGAAGCCCAAGACGGAAAAGGGGCCTGCGATAGAGCAGCTGCTACATTCAAGAGTGGAATTAAGAGATATGTTAACCAAGGGAATGATGTTGTGAATGCTAAGCAGATAAAAACA GCCATTGaaagaactaaaaaaaatgttaaatgccaaattaaagttgtGAAGATCCAAACCAGAGACACTGCTACAAAGAATCAAGCTTCTATACCTGGCATAACATCATACAACAACTTTGTGTTTGAAAATGGAGGACTTAGAGTTTGGAAAGCATATGGTATAGGGCCAG GTCTGCTTATTCCATGGACTACAATAGTAAAGACCAGTCAGTATGCTCTATGTTCATTGTTGGTTGAGGAGGAAAGTTGCACTGAAGATTTATTATCCTTTggatgtgtaaaaaaaataaaaaatgaggaaaataatGAGGAGAGTTTATTCACATGTTCTACAGATGGATGTATGAAAAGTTTTTCAAAATACAAAGATCTAGAATTGCATCTTCATGTGAATAACTGCACTTTGGTTCCAGAAAAGCAATGCAGGATAGATTTAACCAAAACACTCtatgttgaaaaattaaaaaccagTGAGACCCGACCTGTTGTTAAGTTTTCTGACACAGTTCAGAGCTCTGGTGAAACAGACTTAGATCAAGGATGGGCTTTGCGGAAACAACGAAAAACCACTCGCTTCAACGATAAGCAAAAGAAATTTCTAGATGAGAAGTTTAAACAGGGAACCGTAACAGGAAACAAAGCTGATCCTACTGAAGTCGCTAATGAAATGAGACATAAAAAACTAGCAAATGGAGACAGAATGTTTGAAATTAGTGAATTCCTTTCTTCACAACAAATAAATAGCTACTTTTCTAGGACATTCAGGAACTTAAAAAGCAGTTCAGATCAGGATCAACTAGCAGCAGCTCAATTTGAACAAAATCTTACAAATTTAAATTCTTCAGTCTTGTCTAAGCTGTCTGCAACCAATTAA
- the LOC139485846 gene encoding uncharacterized protein, which translates to MVTDQSSQNTIFSSQNTMSSSQTTASTIEDFNREHYVDLLNNYLNSRKASAISLPIQRWKDSSKRTKRRYQGLFKECFYTIIDTFFPGEYDDIFNNICEDDEHQDEDDNGNSKLITALVESYEKSSAWQIRRQVLSVMAIKLSFRQLINYLPGLTEYRYYVAQKHSILYGCAIPPSETCKTRNKMDQEKLSNFLDFITSSHIIKDLPFGERHLKLSSGEVMDAPNIIRCMGPAAIIQQYQAYCEENDISLLGSSTMFRILSECSATVRKSLEGLDYFVAEGSRGF; encoded by the exons ATGGTAACTGACCAATCTAGCCAGAATACAATTTTCTCAAGTCAGAATACAATGTCCTCAAGTCAGACCACAGCAAGTACAATAGAGGACTTTAATAGAGAACATTATGTCGATCTTTTGAACAATTATTTGAACTCCAGAAAGGCATCAGCAATTAGTTTGCCAATTCAGAGATGGAAGGACAGCAGTAAGAGGACAAAGAGAAGATACCAGGGTTTGTTTAAGGAATGCTTCTACACCATAATTGACACATTTTTCCCAGGAGAATATGATGATATATTTAACAATATATGTGAAGATGATGAACACCAGGATGAGGATGATAATGGTAATAGTAAATTGATAACCGCTCTTGTTGAATCCTATGAAAAATCGTCTGCCTGGCAAATAAGGAGACAAGTTTTATCTGTTATGGCAATAAAACTCAGCTTTAGACAGCTTATCAATTACTTACCAGGATTGACTGAATATAGATACTATGTTGCACAGAAACATAGCATATTATACGGTTGTGCAATACCACCAAGTGAAACATGTAAAACTAGAAATAAAATGGATCAGGAAAAGCTTTCCAATTTCTTGGATTTCATTACTTCAAGTCACATCATCAAGGATCTGCCATTTGGAGAAAGACATCTGAAGTTATCATCAGGGGAAGTTATGGATGCCCCTAATATAATAAGATGCATGGGACCTGCAGCCATCATTCAACAGTACCAGGCATATTGTGAGGAGAATGATATCAGTTTACTAG gTAGTAGCACAATGTTTAGGATACTTTCGGAATGTTCAGCTACTGTCAGAAAGTCACTGGAGGGACTAGACTACTTTGTTGCAGAAGGAAGCAGGGGATTTTAG